A stretch of the Bradyrhizobium arachidis genome encodes the following:
- a CDS encoding peptidoglycan -binding protein has protein sequence MALARSRRSDGPFNYWPGFVDALSTLVLSIVFLLSVFLVVQFFLSQEVTGKDKALEALNARIAQLTEMLSLEKLGKLSLDDQVSQLKAGLVSAESERDRLKGLYEGLANAGNDAQGKASELTKALDSEKSVSARALAQIEVLNQQISALRRQLAALEEALNASEKRDKESQSRIADLGSRLNVALAQRVQELSRYRSEFFGRLRAILGNRPDIRIVGDRFVFQSEVFFDTGQATLLPEGRAELDTLATALIELDKKIPAEIAWVLRVDGHTDIRPVTGINFKSNWDLSAARAISVVQYLVSLGVPAQRLVAAGFGEFQPLDTGNTEEAYKRNRRIELKLTER, from the coding sequence ATGGCTCTTGCCCGCAGCCGCCGCAGCGACGGCCCCTTCAACTACTGGCCCGGATTCGTCGACGCGCTGTCGACGCTGGTGCTGTCGATCGTGTTCCTGCTCTCGGTCTTCCTGGTCGTGCAGTTCTTCCTGTCGCAGGAGGTCACGGGCAAGGACAAGGCGCTGGAGGCGCTCAACGCCAGGATCGCGCAGCTCACCGAGATGCTGTCGCTGGAAAAGCTCGGCAAGCTCTCACTCGACGACCAGGTCTCACAATTGAAGGCCGGACTCGTTTCGGCCGAGAGCGAGCGCGACCGCCTGAAGGGCCTCTATGAAGGCCTCGCCAATGCCGGCAACGACGCGCAAGGCAAGGCGTCCGAGCTCACCAAGGCGCTGGATTCGGAGAAGTCGGTCTCGGCGCGGGCGCTCGCGCAGATCGAGGTGCTGAACCAGCAGATCAGCGCGCTACGCCGGCAACTCGCCGCGCTGGAAGAGGCGCTCAATGCCTCCGAAAAACGCGACAAGGAATCGCAGAGCCGGATCGCCGATCTCGGTTCTCGCTTGAACGTTGCGTTGGCGCAGCGGGTGCAGGAATTGTCGCGCTATCGCTCCGAATTCTTCGGCCGCCTGCGCGCCATTCTCGGCAACCGGCCGGACATCCGCATCGTCGGCGACCGCTTCGTGTTCCAGTCCGAAGTGTTCTTCGACACCGGGCAGGCGACGCTGTTGCCCGAGGGCCGCGCCGAGCTCGATACGCTCGCAACCGCCCTGATCGAGCTCGACAAGAAGATCCCGGCCGAGATCGCCTGGGTGCTGCGCGTCGACGGCCACACCGATATCCGCCCCGTCACCGGGATAAACTTCAAGTCGAACTGGGACCTGTCGGCGGCGCGCGCGATCTCGGTGGTGCAGTACCTGGTCTCGCTCGGCGTGCCGGCGCAGCGCCTGGTCGCCGCCGGCTTTGGCGAATTCCAGCCGCTCGATACCGGCAACACCGAAGAAGCCTACAAGCGCAACCGCCGCATCGAGCTGAAGCTGACGGAACGGTAG
- a CDS encoding GNAT family N-acetyltransferase, whose translation MSTHIRPYAAADEAAAIDVWHRTWQQAYPQIDFAARLDWWRERWRKELVPKAEIAVAELDGTLIGFVTIDGEGYLDQLVVAPEHWGSDAARLLVDEAKRLSPGGITLLVNKDNARAIRFYERNGFAHAGDDVNPTSGRPVLKMAWKP comes from the coding sequence ATGAGCACCCACATCCGCCCCTACGCGGCCGCCGACGAGGCGGCCGCGATCGACGTCTGGCATCGCACCTGGCAACAGGCCTATCCGCAGATCGACTTTGCGGCGCGGCTCGACTGGTGGCGCGAACGCTGGCGCAAGGAGCTGGTGCCGAAGGCCGAGATCGCGGTCGCGGAGCTGGACGGCACGCTGATCGGCTTCGTCACCATCGACGGCGAAGGCTACCTCGATCAGCTCGTGGTCGCGCCGGAGCATTGGGGCTCCGACGCCGCGCGGCTGCTGGTGGACGAAGCCAAGCGCCTCTCACCCGGCGGCATCACGCTGCTCGTCAACAAGGACAACGCCCGCGCCATCCGCTTCTACGAGCGCAACGGGTTTGCCCATGCGGGCGATGACGTCAATCCGACCTCGGGGCGGCCGGTGCTGAAGATGGCGTGGAAGCCGTAG
- a CDS encoding ABC transporter ATP-binding protein/permease, translating to MSAVERLDDGYRDKGATKPAETPSIEAELIEQPAREPAKGRARLRPLLALAPYVARYRGRAMLAFIALTIAALTTLLVPVAVRRMIDFGLTPEGIALINSYFSVMIAVVAVLALASAARYYLVMTIGERIVADLRRDVFAHLLSLSPKFFDSARSGELVSRLTADTTQIKSAVGASVSIALRNLMMFFGAVAMMVITSPRLSGFVLLAIPLIVLPLVAFGRWVRRLSRNAQDTLADASAYASELVGAIRTVQAYTSEAFAQRRFGGEVEQAYEAARTSTQARAVLTAIIIFIVFSSVVAILWIGSHDVLTGSITPGRLGQFVLYAAFAAAGLGQLSEVWGEVSAASGAAERLFEILHVQPEITVPAAPRALPSPARGEVGFEKVSFAYPARPDVNVLDAVSLAVRPGEKVAIVGPSGAGKSTLFHLLLRFYDPTTGAISLDGVPLKSADPRELRARIALVPQESVVFAATARENIRFGRPDATDAEVERAAELAHAAEFIRRLPEGFEAPLGERGVTLSGGQRQRIAIARAILRDAPLLLLDEATSSLDAESETLVQTALEELMSHRTTIVIAHRLATVLSCDRILVMDQGRIVEQGTHAELVAANGLYARLARLQFEGA from the coding sequence ATGAGCGCTGTGGAACGGCTTGACGATGGCTATCGCGACAAGGGCGCGACCAAGCCCGCCGAAACCCCCTCGATCGAAGCCGAGTTGATCGAGCAGCCGGCCAGGGAACCGGCCAAGGGGCGCGCGCGACTGCGGCCGCTGCTCGCGCTTGCGCCCTATGTCGCCCGCTATCGCGGCCGCGCCATGCTCGCCTTCATCGCGCTGACGATTGCGGCGCTGACGACGCTGCTCGTGCCGGTCGCGGTCAGGCGCATGATCGATTTCGGCCTGACGCCGGAAGGCATCGCGCTGATCAACAGCTACTTCTCGGTCATGATCGCCGTGGTCGCGGTGCTCGCTCTCGCCAGTGCCGCGCGCTACTACCTCGTGATGACGATCGGCGAGCGCATCGTCGCCGATCTCCGGCGCGACGTGTTCGCCCATTTGTTGTCGCTGTCGCCAAAATTCTTCGATTCCGCGCGCAGCGGCGAGCTGGTCTCGCGGCTCACCGCCGACACCACCCAGATCAAGTCCGCGGTCGGAGCTTCCGTCTCGATCGCGCTGCGCAATCTGATGATGTTTTTTGGCGCGGTGGCGATGATGGTGATCACGAGCCCGCGTCTGTCCGGCTTCGTGCTGCTCGCCATTCCCCTCATCGTGCTGCCGCTGGTTGCCTTCGGGCGCTGGGTGCGGCGGCTGTCGCGCAACGCGCAGGACACGCTCGCCGACGCCTCGGCCTATGCGTCCGAGCTGGTCGGCGCGATCCGCACCGTGCAGGCCTATACCAGCGAAGCTTTTGCACAGCGCCGTTTTGGTGGCGAGGTCGAGCAAGCCTATGAGGCGGCGCGCACCTCGACGCAGGCCCGTGCGGTGCTCACGGCCATCATCATCTTCATCGTGTTCTCGAGCGTGGTCGCGATCCTCTGGATCGGTTCGCATGACGTGCTCACCGGAAGCATCACGCCGGGCCGGCTCGGCCAGTTCGTGCTTTACGCGGCGTTTGCGGCCGCCGGCCTCGGCCAGCTCAGCGAAGTCTGGGGCGAGGTCTCGGCGGCATCAGGTGCTGCCGAACGCCTGTTCGAGATTTTGCATGTCCAGCCCGAGATCACCGTGCCGGCTGCGCCACGCGCGCTGCCGTCGCCTGCGCGCGGCGAGGTCGGCTTTGAGAAGGTCTCCTTCGCCTATCCGGCGCGGCCCGATGTCAACGTGCTCGATGCCGTGTCGCTCGCGGTGCGCCCCGGCGAGAAGGTCGCGATCGTCGGCCCCTCCGGCGCCGGCAAGAGCACGCTGTTTCATCTTCTGTTGCGCTTCTACGATCCCACGACGGGCGCGATCTCGCTCGACGGCGTGCCCCTCAAATCGGCCGATCCGCGCGAGCTACGCGCCCGCATCGCGCTGGTGCCGCAGGAATCCGTGGTGTTCGCCGCGACCGCGCGCGAAAACATCCGCTTCGGCCGGCCCGATGCGACCGATGCCGAGGTCGAGCGTGCCGCCGAGCTCGCGCATGCCGCCGAATTCATCCGCCGCCTGCCCGAGGGTTTTGAAGCGCCGCTCGGCGAGCGTGGCGTGACGCTGTCAGGCGGCCAGCGCCAGCGCATCGCGATTGCGCGCGCCATTTTGCGCGACGCGCCGCTCCTGCTGCTGGACGAGGCGACCTCGTCGCTGGATGCGGAAAGCGAGACGCTGGTGCAGACCGCGCTGGAAGAGCTGATGAGCCACCGCACCACCATCGTGATCGCGCACCGCCTCGCGACCGTGCTGTCCTGCGACCGCATCCTGGTGATGGACCAGGGCAGGATCGTCGAGCAGGGTACGCATGCCGAGCTGGTTGCGGCGAACGGGCTCTATGCACGGCTGGCACGGTTGCAGTTCGAAGGGGCGTGA
- the rpmE gene encoding 50S ribosomal protein L31, with translation MKAEIHPNYHTITVVMTDGTEYLTRSTWGKEGDKLHLDIDPKSHPAWTGGTQQLMDRGGRVSRFQKKFSGFLKKD, from the coding sequence ATGAAAGCCGAAATTCACCCGAATTATCATACGATTACGGTCGTGATGACCGATGGCACCGAGTACTTGACCCGCTCCACCTGGGGCAAGGAAGGCGACAAGCTGCACCTCGACATCGACCCGAAGTCGCACCCGGCCTGGACCGGCGGTACCCAGCAGCTCATGGACCGCGGCGGCCGCGTCTCCCGCTTCCAGAAGAAGTTCTCGGGCTTCCTCAAGAAGGATTGA
- a CDS encoding helix-turn-helix domain-containing protein, with amino-acid sequence MAGKTDLSELNCSLARTLDIVGDWWTLLVIRDAFLGVRRFGDFQRSLGIAKNILATRLERLVADGILERSGPDKRPQYQPTEKGRALVPAMVALMQWGDKYASSGKPPVTVTDAEGRPVSPVKLQSRGGEVSATAIRFHPGPGANARTRAFFDALSTED; translated from the coding sequence ATGGCTGGCAAGACCGACCTGTCCGAACTGAACTGTTCGCTGGCCCGCACGCTCGATATCGTCGGCGACTGGTGGACACTGCTCGTGATCCGTGACGCCTTTCTCGGCGTCAGGCGCTTTGGCGATTTCCAGCGAAGCCTCGGGATTGCGAAGAACATTCTGGCGACGCGGCTGGAGCGTCTGGTCGCCGACGGCATTCTGGAGCGCAGCGGTCCGGACAAGCGCCCGCAATATCAACCGACGGAGAAGGGCCGCGCGCTGGTGCCTGCGATGGTCGCCCTGATGCAATGGGGCGACAAATATGCATCGTCGGGCAAGCCGCCGGTCACCGTCACGGATGCCGAGGGTCGGCCGGTGTCGCCTGTCAAATTGCAAAGCCGCGGCGGTGAGGTCAGCGCAACCGCAATCCGCTTCCATCCAGGACCCGGCGCGAATGCACGAACGCGCGCCTTCTTCGACGCGCTGTCGACGGAGGATTAG
- a CDS encoding DUF1465 family protein: protein MSDRSQAEGALVQLSERFTNSAAFSTLFREGMDLVEETAAYLDGAGRTEAKALDRAVSLTYATESMRLTTRLMQLASWLLLHRAVKEGEMTLVQANREKTKVKLTAADPGPTDTIEKLPEQLQTLISRSMSLQSRVRRLDTSIHTPAPERVPIGNPLVPQLNALKAAFER from the coding sequence ATGTCGGACCGTTCGCAAGCCGAGGGCGCTCTGGTTCAACTCAGCGAGCGGTTCACCAATTCCGCCGCGTTCAGCACCTTGTTCCGCGAAGGCATGGATCTGGTCGAGGAGACCGCCGCCTATCTCGATGGCGCCGGCCGAACCGAGGCCAAGGCGCTCGATCGCGCCGTCAGCCTCACCTACGCGACCGAAAGCATGCGGCTCACCACGCGCTTGATGCAACTCGCCTCCTGGCTGCTGCTGCACCGCGCGGTGAAGGAAGGCGAGATGACGCTGGTCCAAGCCAATCGCGAGAAGACCAAGGTGAAGCTCACCGCCGCCGATCCCGGCCCCACTGATACGATCGAGAAATTGCCGGAGCAGTTGCAGACGTTGATCTCGCGCTCGATGAGCCTGCAGTCGCGCGTGCGCCGCCTCGACACCAGCATTCACACACCGGCCCCGGAACGCGTGCCGATCGGCAATCCCCTGGTGCCGCAGCTCAACGCGCTCAAGGCCGCGTTCGAGCGGTAA
- a CDS encoding DUF1192 domain-containing protein has protein sequence MAIEDDDRPRKKISHEVGQDLSLLSVEELTERIALLKSEIARLEEAATKKRASRDAADHFFKK, from the coding sequence ATGGCAATCGAAGACGACGATCGTCCGCGCAAGAAGATCAGCCACGAGGTCGGACAGGACCTCTCACTCTTGTCGGTCGAGGAATTGACCGAACGCATCGCGCTGTTGAAGTCCGAGATCGCCAGACTCGAGGAAGCCGCCACCAAGAAGCGCGCCTCGCGCGATGCGGCGGATCATTTTTTCAAGAAGTAG
- a CDS encoding NAD(P)H-quinone oxidoreductase, with the protein MEKLPAQMTVVAISKPGGPEVLIPETRAVPQPGPDEILVKVLAAGVNRPDVAQRSGAYPPPPGASDLPGLEIAGEVVAVGSNAKRHKIGDKVMSLVAGGGYAQYCIAQDAQAMTVPSALSMQEAGALPETLMTVWHNVFERGGLKAGETLLIHGGSSGIGTMAIQLAKAFGAKVIVTVGSQDKIDACLKLGADRAINYKTEDFVAVVKAETNNAGANLILDMVAGDYVDRNYDAAAVDGRIVQIATLNGPKVNVNIAKVMVKRLTHTGSTLRPRSNADKAAMVAAIEAKVMPLLREGRVKPLMDSTFPLEKAVDAHRRMETSAHIGKIVLAV; encoded by the coding sequence ATGGAAAAGCTGCCTGCGCAAATGACCGTGGTCGCCATCTCAAAACCCGGCGGTCCGGAGGTGCTGATCCCGGAGACGCGTGCGGTGCCGCAGCCCGGTCCGGACGAGATTTTGGTCAAGGTGCTCGCCGCCGGCGTCAACCGGCCCGACGTGGCGCAGCGTTCCGGCGCCTATCCGCCGCCGCCCGGCGCCAGCGATCTGCCGGGGCTCGAGATTGCCGGCGAAGTGGTTGCGGTCGGCAGCAATGCCAAGCGGCACAAGATCGGCGACAAGGTGATGTCGCTCGTCGCAGGCGGCGGCTATGCGCAATATTGCATCGCCCAGGACGCGCAGGCGATGACGGTGCCATCAGCTTTGTCGATGCAGGAAGCCGGCGCCCTGCCGGAAACGCTGATGACGGTCTGGCACAATGTGTTCGAGCGCGGCGGACTGAAGGCGGGCGAGACGCTGCTGATCCATGGCGGCTCCTCCGGCATCGGCACCATGGCGATCCAGCTTGCAAAAGCGTTCGGCGCGAAGGTGATCGTCACCGTCGGATCGCAGGACAAGATCGATGCCTGCCTCAAGCTCGGGGCGGACCGCGCGATCAATTACAAGACGGAAGACTTCGTTGCCGTGGTCAAGGCGGAAACCAACAATGCCGGGGCCAATTTGATCCTCGACATGGTCGCCGGCGACTATGTCGATCGCAACTACGATGCCGCCGCGGTCGACGGCCGCATCGTCCAGATCGCAACCCTCAACGGCCCGAAAGTTAACGTCAACATCGCCAAGGTGATGGTGAAGCGCCTGACCCATACCGGCTCGACGCTGCGTCCCCGTAGTAATGCGGATAAGGCGGCGATGGTGGCGGCGATCGAGGCCAAGGTGATGCCGCTTTTGCGCGAAGGCCGCGTCAAGCCGCTGATGGACAGCACTTTCCCGCTGGAAAAGGCTGTTGATGCGCACCGGCGGATGGAGACGTCAGCACATATTGGCAAAATTGTGTTGGCCGTATAG
- a CDS encoding EAL domain-containing protein: MRLIRRLAPIALGLMVLVAALPARALDAVSVRSDAPAIDLTAVLEHQRSDADRIQVSTAPATDGIVRRIEVRAREGGQNWVVFALANNTDDQLDRLIVAPHYRIVSSGLLWPDLGLSRIATITPSTGDRPERQESPTADVFRITLDPGAVITFVAELRTDKLPQLYLWEPEAYKDKVNSFTLYQGIVIGISGLLALVLTILFVVKGSIMFPAAAALAWAVLVYIGVDFGFWGKVLDMSNNAERIWRAAGEAILAATLLVFLFAYLNLSRWHVRYSHITVGWLAFLGSLVALALFDPAVASGIARMSLVLIAFAGFALIVYLSTHGFDRAVLLIPTWFLLVVWVVAAGMTVAGSVTNDIVGPALLGGLVLIVMLIGFTVMQHAFAGGGATTGVVSDIERRALALAGSGDLIWDWDVSADKVFTSPETEALLGLKRGTLEGPAATWLEVLHPLDQDRFRAALDSVLDQRRGRLVQDFRLRTPDGHFMWFALKARPVVGSDGEVSRVVGTLTDVTELRNAEERLLHDSVHDNLTGLPNRKLFMDRLNAVANFAKTMPTLRPTLMVIDLDRFKQVNDSVGIAVGDSILLTLARRLTRILKPQDTLARLAGDQFGLILLSEQDPARITNFAETIRKTIRAPIAFNDREIFLTASIGLALSDPQTQLTDEIIKDAELAMYHSKRIGGDRIDVYKPAMRARKTDRLTLESELRRAIERQEITILYQPIVRLEDRSIAGFEALSRWDHPKLGRMAPSEFITIAEETGLIVDLGMFVLDQTAKQLSVWQRAMRSREPIFASVNVSSRQLLRHDLIHDIRTVLSRSSVARGTLKLELTESLVMENPEHAAQMLTRIRELGTGLSLDDFGTGHSSLAYLQRFPFDTIKIDQSFVRTTSRGTRPVILKSIIALAHDLGMDVVAEGAETDSDAVELYQLGAEYAQGFAFGEPMDADAAMRLLTEVRLEAAS, encoded by the coding sequence TTGCGTCTGATCAGGCGCCTCGCGCCCATAGCGCTGGGCCTCATGGTTCTTGTCGCCGCGTTGCCTGCACGCGCGCTTGACGCCGTCAGCGTCCGCAGCGATGCGCCTGCGATCGACCTGACCGCCGTCCTCGAGCACCAGCGCAGCGACGCCGACCGCATCCAGGTCTCCACCGCGCCCGCCACCGACGGCATCGTCCGCCGCATCGAGGTCCGCGCCCGCGAAGGCGGCCAGAACTGGGTGGTGTTCGCGCTCGCCAACAACACCGACGACCAGCTCGACCGCCTGATCGTCGCGCCGCACTACCGCATCGTCTCCTCAGGGCTGCTGTGGCCCGACCTCGGCCTGTCGCGCATCGCGACCATTACGCCGTCGACCGGCGATCGTCCCGAGCGGCAGGAGAGCCCAACCGCCGACGTCTTCCGCATCACGCTCGACCCCGGCGCCGTCATCACCTTCGTCGCGGAGCTGCGCACCGACAAGCTGCCGCAGCTCTATCTGTGGGAGCCCGAAGCCTACAAGGACAAGGTCAACTCCTTCACGCTCTACCAGGGCATCGTGATCGGCATCTCCGGCCTCTTGGCGCTGGTGCTGACCATCCTGTTCGTCGTGAAGGGCAGCATCATGTTCCCCGCCGCCGCGGCGCTGGCCTGGGCGGTGCTGGTCTATATCGGCGTCGACTTCGGCTTCTGGGGCAAGGTGCTGGACATGTCGAACAACGCCGAGCGCATCTGGCGCGCGGCGGGTGAAGCGATCTTGGCGGCAACGCTGCTCGTGTTCCTGTTCGCCTATCTCAATCTCAGCCGCTGGCACGTACGCTATTCGCATATCACGGTCGGCTGGCTCGCCTTCCTCGGCTCGCTGGTCGCGCTCGCGCTGTTCGATCCCGCGGTCGCCTCCGGCATCGCGCGCATGTCGCTGGTGCTGATCGCCTTCGCGGGCTTTGCGCTGATCGTCTATCTCTCCACCCACGGCTTTGACCGCGCGGTGCTGCTGATCCCGACCTGGTTCCTCCTGGTGGTCTGGGTGGTCGCGGCCGGCATGACGGTCGCGGGCTCCGTCACCAACGACATCGTCGGTCCTGCCCTGCTCGGCGGCCTCGTGCTGATCGTGATGCTGATCGGCTTCACGGTCATGCAGCACGCCTTCGCCGGCGGCGGCGCCACGACAGGCGTCGTCTCCGACATCGAGCGCCGCGCGCTCGCGCTGGCCGGCTCCGGCGATCTGATCTGGGACTGGGACGTCTCCGCCGACAAGGTTTTTACCAGCCCGGAAACCGAGGCGCTGCTCGGCCTCAAGCGCGGCACGCTGGAAGGCCCCGCCGCAACCTGGCTGGAGGTGCTGCATCCGCTCGACCAGGACCGCTTCCGCGCAGCGCTCGACAGCGTGCTCGACCAGCGCCGCGGACGGCTGGTGCAGGATTTCCGCCTGCGCACGCCGGACGGCCATTTCATGTGGTTCGCGCTGAAGGCGCGGCCCGTGGTCGGCTCCGACGGCGAGGTCTCGCGCGTCGTGGGCACGCTCACCGACGTCACCGAGCTGCGCAACGCCGAAGAACGCCTGCTGCACGATTCCGTGCATGACAACCTCACCGGCCTGCCCAACCGCAAGCTGTTCATGGATCGCCTGAACGCGGTCGCGAATTTCGCAAAGACCATGCCGACGTTGCGGCCGACGCTGATGGTGATCGACCTCGATCGCTTCAAGCAGGTCAACGATTCCGTCGGCATCGCGGTCGGCGATTCCATTTTGCTGACGCTGGCCCGCCGCCTCACCCGCATCCTCAAGCCGCAGGACACGCTGGCGCGGCTCGCGGGCGATCAGTTCGGCCTGATCCTGCTGTCGGAGCAGGACCCGGCGCGGATCACCAATTTCGCCGAGACCATCCGCAAGACCATCCGCGCGCCGATCGCCTTCAACGATCGCGAAATCTTTTTGACCGCATCGATCGGCCTGGCGCTGTCCGATCCGCAGACGCAGCTCACGGACGAGATCATCAAGGACGCCGAGCTTGCGATGTATCATTCCAAGCGCATCGGCGGTGATCGCATCGACGTCTACAAGCCCGCCATGCGCGCGCGGAAAACCGATCGCCTGACGCTCGAGAGCGAGCTGCGCCGCGCCATCGAGCGCCAGGAGATCACGATCCTCTACCAGCCGATCGTGCGTCTGGAAGACCGCTCGATCGCCGGCTTCGAGGCGCTGTCGCGCTGGGATCATCCAAAGCTCGGGCGCATGGCGCCGTCGGAATTCATCACCATCGCCGAAGAGACCGGCCTGATCGTCGACCTCGGCATGTTCGTGCTCGACCAGACCGCAAAGCAGCTCTCGGTCTGGCAGCGCGCGATGCGCTCGCGCGAGCCGATCTTCGCCTCCGTCAACGTCTCCTCGCGGCAGCTTTTGCGCCACGACCTCATCCACGACATCCGCACCGTGCTGTCACGCTCCTCGGTGGCGCGCGGCACGCTGAAGCTCGAGCTGACGGAATCGCTGGTCATGGAGAATCCGGAGCACGCAGCGCAAATGCTGACGCGGATCCGCGAGCTCGGCACCGGCTTGTCGCTCGACGATTTCGGCACCGGCCATTCCTCGCTGGCCTACCTGCAGCGCTTCCCGTTCGACACCATCAAGATCGACCAGTCGTTCGTGCGCACCACGAGCCGCGGCACGCGCCCGGTGATCCTGAAGTCGATCATCGCGCTGGCGCACGACCTCGGCATGGACGTGGTCGCGGAAGGCGCCGAGACCGATTCCGACGCCGTCGAGCTCTACCAGTTAGGTGCCGAATACGCGCAGGGTTTTGCCTTCGGCGAGCCGATGGACGCGGATGCTGCGATGCGCCTGCTCACCGAAGTGCGGCTGGAAGCGGCGAGCTAG
- a CDS encoding D-alanine--D-alanine ligase family protein translates to MDGRKLRVAILFGGRSAEHDVSRASAANVLRSLDQDRYETVLIGITREGRWIAADARNGAGTGSTALVVPQDGPQVSLLPGGGGKALLTDDTGSQARPLPAFDVVFPVLHGPHGEDGTVQGALELADVPYVGSGVLGSAVAMDKDVAKRLLQDAGLPMARFIAITAPSTIDYDDAVQAVGTKELFVKPANMGSSVGVSRARTAEEFAEACKHAFRFDRKILIEQSVPSVREIECSVLEDASGEVRASELGEIVPDDKHGFYSYDAKYIDAGGASLVVPARLAPDLSEAIKLLAIKTFKVLCCEGMARIDFFLSGQDVFVNEANTLPGFTNISMYPKLWETSGLPQSKLMDVLIAHAIARHRRSRTVSVHR, encoded by the coding sequence ATGGACGGTCGCAAGCTCCGGGTCGCAATCCTCTTCGGCGGACGATCGGCCGAGCATGACGTGTCGCGGGCGTCGGCGGCGAATGTGCTGCGCTCGCTCGATCAGGATCGCTATGAGACGGTCCTGATCGGAATCACGCGGGAGGGCCGCTGGATCGCGGCCGATGCCCGCAATGGTGCTGGAACAGGTAGCACGGCCTTGGTCGTTCCGCAGGATGGACCGCAGGTCTCGCTGCTTCCCGGCGGCGGCGGCAAAGCGCTGCTCACGGACGATACGGGATCGCAGGCACGCCCGCTTCCCGCCTTCGACGTCGTCTTCCCGGTCCTGCATGGCCCTCACGGCGAAGACGGCACCGTGCAGGGTGCGCTCGAACTGGCCGACGTTCCCTATGTCGGATCGGGTGTGCTCGGCTCCGCGGTCGCAATGGACAAGGACGTCGCCAAGCGACTTTTGCAGGATGCGGGGCTGCCGATGGCCCGCTTCATCGCGATCACGGCGCCTTCGACCATCGACTATGATGACGCCGTCCAAGCCGTCGGCACCAAAGAGCTGTTCGTAAAACCTGCGAACATGGGCTCATCGGTGGGCGTGTCCAGGGCGCGAACCGCCGAGGAGTTCGCTGAAGCCTGCAAGCATGCATTCCGGTTCGACAGAAAAATCCTGATCGAGCAGAGCGTGCCGTCGGTTCGCGAGATCGAGTGCTCGGTACTGGAGGATGCGAGCGGCGAGGTGCGCGCATCCGAGCTCGGCGAAATCGTGCCCGACGACAAGCACGGCTTCTATTCCTACGATGCCAAATATATCGACGCCGGCGGCGCCAGTCTCGTCGTGCCTGCCCGGCTGGCGCCTGACCTGAGCGAGGCGATCAAGCTGCTGGCGATCAAGACATTCAAGGTGCTGTGCTGCGAGGGCATGGCACGCATCGATTTCTTCCTGAGCGGTCAGGACGTCTTCGTGAACGAAGCCAACACGCTGCCGGGCTTCACGAACATCAGCATGTATCCAAAGCTCTGGGAAACCAGCGGCCTGCCGCAATCGAAACTGATGGACGTGTTGATCGCGCATGCCATCGCGCGCCATCGGCGGTCGAGGACCGTTTCGGTGCATCGCTAG
- a CDS encoding GntR family transcriptional regulator, giving the protein MSSDLPSQKADQPATLATTIYARLKADILTTRLEPGRKLQSRFLMEQYNVGQTPLREALNRLTTEEFVVGMEQRGFYVKEVSREELQELTKTKCWVEGLALRESMQNATQAWEESLLVAHHRLERTPRSLKADTFEDNPDWEKVHRAFHATLIGLCGSRPLLGFCEQLADRLYRYRMMSIAKAYPARKVGAEHREILQAVLAKDIEEAVRLLQQHYQRTADVIYSDLDGVIG; this is encoded by the coding sequence ATGAGCTCTGACCTGCCAAGCCAGAAGGCGGACCAGCCGGCAACGCTGGCGACGACGATCTATGCGCGGCTCAAGGCCGACATCCTGACCACGCGGCTGGAGCCTGGCCGCAAGCTGCAATCGCGCTTCCTGATGGAGCAATACAATGTCGGGCAGACCCCGCTGCGAGAGGCGCTCAACCGCCTGACGACGGAAGAGTTCGTGGTCGGCATGGAGCAGCGCGGCTTCTATGTGAAGGAGGTCAGCAGGGAAGAGCTGCAGGAGCTGACCAAGACCAAATGCTGGGTCGAAGGCCTGGCGCTCCGCGAGTCCATGCAGAATGCGACGCAGGCGTGGGAAGAGTCTTTGCTGGTGGCGCATCACCGGCTCGAGCGCACGCCGCGCTCGCTCAAGGCCGACACTTTCGAGGACAATCCGGATTGGGAGAAGGTACACCGCGCCTTCCACGCGACGCTGATCGGCCTGTGCGGGTCGCGGCCGCTGCTCGGCTTCTGCGAACAGCTTGCCGATCGGCTCTATCGCTATCGCATGATGTCGATCGCAAAGGCCTATCCGGCGCGCAAGGTCGGCGCCGAGCACCGCGAGATCCTGCAGGCAGTCCTTGCGAAGGACATCGAAGAAGCCGTGCGTCTCCTGCAGCAACACTATCAGCGCACGGCCGACGTCATCTATTCCGATCTCGACGGAGTGATTGGGTAG